Proteins from a genomic interval of Phoenix dactylifera cultivar Barhee BC4 unplaced genomic scaffold, palm_55x_up_171113_PBpolish2nd_filt_p 000484F, whole genome shotgun sequence:
- the LOC120106177 gene encoding receptor-like protein EIX1: protein MLIERNALLGFKAGLKGPTNRLSSWVGDDCCTWEGVACDNRTGHVVKLDLQNPHQFSDTGDLLLYNKWSLGGELRPSLLGLKHLNYLDLSMNNFGGLRIPEFVGSFRQLKYLNLSNAGLGGLIPPQLGNLSSLQYLDLYNEPYSMVREFSIDNAIWISHLSSLRYLNMTDAKFREGAHWLQALNMLPSIVEVRLYLCGISTIPLSLPHVNFTSLSVLDLRHNVINSTMPGWLFNISSLEYLDLRYNDIWGIIPPAIKNLASLEFLALSSNHFLEGKIPAALGGLCKLQYLGFS, encoded by the coding sequence ATGCTGATTGAAAGGAATGCTCTTCTTGGGTTCAAAGCAGGCCTCAAAGGTCCCACCAACAGGCTATCTTCTTGGGTCGGTGACGACTGCTGCACATGGGAAGGCGTCGCTTGTGACAACCGGACTGGCCACGTTGTCAAGCTAGACCTCCAAAACCCACACCAATTCTCAGACACTGGCGATCTGCTTCTTTACAACAAGTGGTCCTTGGGAGGTGAGTTGAGGCCTTCCTTACTTGGTCTGAAGCACCTGAATTACCTTGACTTGAGCATGAACAACTTTGGAGGACTTCGCATCCCCGAATTCGTGGGCTCATTCCGTCAGCTCAAATATCTTAACCTCTCCAATGCTGGTTTGGGTGGACTGATCCCACCCCAGCTTGGGAATCTATCGAGCCTCCAATATCTTGATCTCTACAATGAACCCTACTCTATGGTTCGTGAATTCAGCATTGATAATGCTATCTGGATTTCTCATCTTTCTTCTCTACGATATCTGAATATGACGGATGCGAAATTCAGAGAAGGTGCTCACTGGCTGCAAGCACTAAACATGCTCCCTTCTATTGTTGAGGTACGCTTATACTTGTGTGGCATCAGCACCATTCCGCTCTCTCTTCCACATGTGAATTTTACTTCACTTTCTGTTCTTGATCTTCGTCATAATGTCATTAATTCGACGATGCCTGGTTGGTTGTTCAACATAAGTAGCCTTGAGTACCTTGATCTCCGCTACAATGATATTTGGGGCATCATTCCGCCTGCAATTAAGAATCTAGCTTCGCTGGAGTTTCTTGCTTTATCCAGTAATCATTTTCTCGAAGGTAAAATCCCGGCTGCACTTGGGGGTCTTTGCAAGCTGCAGTATTTGGGATTTTCATAG
- the LOC120106184 gene encoding receptor-like protein EIX2, with protein MKVLQGTNRNISSYPYYNENLQVTMKGSDNEFSRFLLLVIAMDLSGNNLSGKIPEELANLLGLVSLNLFGNHLTGEIIEKIGALQQLESLDLSRNNLYGGIPSSMIALTFLSCLNLSYNNLSGRVPSGNQFQTFTDLSIYAGNPGLCGFPLAQKCKDDETNQGPNAVGGNEQKDNAIDEEGSEIEWLYMSMGLGFAVGLWDIFGLLFFNRKWREAYFRLIDQAYDIVYGALVVIFSRFKEHNAAA; from the coding sequence ATGAAAGTGTTACAGGGGACTAATAGAAACATTTCAAGTTATCCTTATTACAATGAAAATTTGCAAGTGACCATGAAAGGAAGTGACAATGAGTTTTCCAGATTCCTTTTACTTGTGATTGCTATGGACCTTTCAGGCAATAACTTGTCTGGTAAAATTCCAGAAGAACTGGCCAACCTTCTTGGACTGGTGAGCTTAAACTTGTTTGGAAATCATCTGACAGGAGAGATCATAGAAAAGATCGGTGCATTGCAACAGTTGGAGTCACTTGACTTATCAAGAAACAACCTTTATGGTGGAATTCCTTCAAGCATGATTGCTCTAACTTTTTTGAGTTGCTTGAACTTATCATATAACAACCTGTCAGGAAGAGTTCCATCAGGTAATCAGTTTCAGACCTTCACTGATCTGTCTATCTACGCTGGTAATCCTGGCCTTTGTGGGTTCCCATTAGCTCAAAAGTGCAAAGATGACGAGACAAATCAAGGTCCAAATGCTGTTGGAGGGAATGaacaaaaagataatgccaTCGATGAAGAAGGATCTGAAATCGAGTGGTTGTATATGAGCATGGGGCTAGGATTCGCGGTTGGTTTATGGGATATTTTTGGTCTATTATTTTTCAACAGAAAATGGAGAGAAGCCTATTTTCGACTTATAGATCAAGCTTATGATATTGTTTACGGGGCCCTAGTAGTGATTTTCAGTAGGTTTAAAGAGCACAATGCTGCAGCATGA